The genome window TGAGAAACCATTATGTTGTGGGCGGGCTTGACCTGTCACAGACAACAGACCTGACGAGCGCCTGCTTTATCTGCGAGGTAGACGGCATCCTGTGGATACACTCTCATTTCTGGCTGCCGGCGAAGAGGCTGGAAGAAGCTACAAAGCGGGATCAGGTGCCGTATGAGATCTACATCCGGAAGGGATTCCTCAGCATGTCTGGTGAGGAGTTCATCAATTTTGAGGATGTGCGGAACTGGTTCATGGATCTGGTGAAGAAGTACAAGATCTATCCGCTGATCATCGGATATGACCGATGGAGCGCGATGGAGACGGTGCATGAACTGGAAAAGAAGCACTTCAAGATGGACAGCGTGACACAGGGATTCAACCTTTCCAGCGTGTCTGACACGTTTGAGGGCCTGCTGCGGGAGGGGAAGATCCGGGACATGGATGACAATGACCTGCTGAAGATCCACATGGCGGACAGCGCCATGAAGATGGAAAGCGGGGCGGACAGGGCGCATCCGAGAAAAATGCTGGTGAAGATCAGCAACAAGGCACATGTGGACGGCGTGGCGGCAATCCTGGACGCTATGGCCATGAGACAGTTCAAGTGGAACGAGCTGGGAAAGAGACTGGAGAATAAGAAAAAGACAACGCCAGCAGGCGGAGGGGTGATTAACTGATGGGAATGCTTGAGATGATCTTCGGCAAGCGGGAGCAGCCCGCAAAGCTGAAGAACGCACAGATCTTCCGGATGCTGGAAGGATATACGCCTGCATGGACAACATGGCGCGGATCAATTTATGAGAGTGAGCTGATCAGGGCGGCCCTGGACGCATGGGGACGGCACACGGCGAAGCTGAAACCGAACATCAAGGGATCAGCGCTGCCGGAGCTTCAGAACAGACTGAAGGTGAGGCCGAACCGCTTTCAGGAATGGAGCAAATTCCTTTATCAGTACGCCACAGTGCTGGGCGCGAGGAATACATCTTTCCTGGTGAAGACCAGGGCGGAGGACGGAACGCCGACAGGCGTTATCAACATCGTGCCGGAGAGCTGGGAACTGATCGAGTATGAGGGAGAACCGTGGATCAGATTCATCATGCCGAATAACAAGCGGCGGGCTGAACGGCTGGCGGAGGTTGGCATTTCGACACGGTTCCAGTACAGGAATGAGCTTTTCGGGGAAAACAACGAAGCCATGAAGCCGGTGCTGGATCTGATCAGTATGCAGCGCCAGGGCATCACGGAGGGTATCAAAAACGGCAACAGCTACCGGTTCTACGCGAAGAGCGACAACTGGGCCAGTGATGAAGACATTGGCGAGGAAATGGAGCGGTATAACAAATTCACCTTCGGCAACAAAAAAGCAGCCGGGGGTGTTTTGCTGTTCCCGAATACCTATGACGATATCCACGAGATGAAGGCCAGCGGGTTCACGATTGACAAAGAACAGCAGGCTCACATTGAAAAGAACGTGTATGACTATTTCGGCGTGAACGAAAACATCATCCAGAACAAGGCCATCGGTGATGAATGGCTGGCGTTCTATGAGGGCCTGATCGAATGGATCGCCATACAGCTCAGTGAAACCATGAGCGGAATGTTCTACACAGACCGGGAGCGCATGGGATACGGAAATGAGATCTTCTTTACCAGCAACCGGCTCCAGTACATGAGCAACAAGGACAAGCTGGAAGCCATCAAGACAAACGCAGACAGGGGACTGATGACGAGAAACGAACTGCGGGAGATCGAGAACCTGGCACCGCTGCAGGAGCCGTATGGCAGCCAGATCCCGGCGCGGGGTGAATATTACAACGTGAACGAGCCGGACGGTGGTGAAGAATGAAAAGAGTCATCGCCGTGGACTTTGACGGGACACTGTGCGAAAACAAATATCCGAAAATCGGCGAGCCGAACAAAGAACTGATTGAGCAGTTGGCGGAGGAACGGAAAAAAGGGACGGCGGTGATCCTGTTCACATGCCGGGACGGACAGAAACTGAAGGATGCCGTGAAATGGTGCGGGAAACAGGGACTGAAGTTTGACAGAGTCAATGACAACCTGCCGGAGCGCATCAGGGCATACAGAGGGAACACACGCAAGATCAGCGCGGATGTCTATGTGGATGACAGAAGCGCTGTTTTTACATTCGGAAAAAAGCTGAATTTGGGAGGGGATACAGATGCCGGTGAAACTGAATGAGCGGGAATACAGAGACATCAGCATGGAAGACATTGAACTGCGAAAGCAGGACGATGGCCAGTATATTGTCGAGGGATATGCGACAAAGTGGAATGAATACCAGCTCTGGGATGATGGTGAATACCGTATGTTTGAGCGGTTCAACGAGCATTCATTCGACAGCACGGATTTCTCTGACGATATTTTCCTGCTAAACCATGAGGGCCGCGTATTCGCAAGGACAAGCAACAATACGCTGGTTGTAGCTCCTGATGAAATCGGCCTGAAGGTGCGGGCATACCTGGGAGGAACGGAAGAAGGGCGAAAGATCTTTGAAGAGATCCAGGGAGGATATTTGACAAAGATGAGCCACGGATTCCGATCCAACAGGAAGACAGAAAAGCGGACGGTTGTGGAAAACACAGCCGAAGGCAGGATTGACGTCCATCGTGAAATCATGGAGGTCGCAAAACATTTTGATGTTTCCGTTGTATCGCAGCCAGCAAACGATGCAACGAGCATATCCGCAAGGAATCTCAGCGAGGGAGTAATCGCGGAGGTTAAGGAGGAGCGCCTTGCCATTGAGGCCCAGCGGCGGAAAAAAGAACAGATTGCCATTATGGCGGAAATGATTTAAGGAGGACAAAACGATGAAGTACAAGACTCTCGCGGAAATCGAAACCCGCAAAGCCGCTATCCTCCAGGAGATGGAAGCGGAGGGCGCCGATCTGGACGCTCTGAAGAAAGAAATGGACGAACTGCGGCAGAACGCCGAAGACCTGCGCAACGCGGCCCAGAAGG of Aristaeella lactis contains these proteins:
- a CDS encoding HK97 family phage prohead protease, producing MPVKLNEREYRDISMEDIELRKQDDGQYIVEGYATKWNEYQLWDDGEYRMFERFNEHSFDSTDFSDDIFLLNHEGRVFARTSNNTLVVAPDEIGLKVRAYLGGTEEGRKIFEEIQGGYLTKMSHGFRSNRKTEKRTVVENTAEGRIDVHREIMEVAKHFDVSVVSQPANDATSISARNLSEGVIAEVKEERLAIEAQRRKKEQIAIMAEMI
- a CDS encoding phage portal protein, whose protein sequence is MGMLEMIFGKREQPAKLKNAQIFRMLEGYTPAWTTWRGSIYESELIRAALDAWGRHTAKLKPNIKGSALPELQNRLKVRPNRFQEWSKFLYQYATVLGARNTSFLVKTRAEDGTPTGVINIVPESWELIEYEGEPWIRFIMPNNKRRAERLAEVGISTRFQYRNELFGENNEAMKPVLDLISMQRQGITEGIKNGNSYRFYAKSDNWASDEDIGEEMERYNKFTFGNKKAAGGVLLFPNTYDDIHEMKASGFTIDKEQQAHIEKNVYDYFGVNENIIQNKAIGDEWLAFYEGLIEWIAIQLSETMSGMFYTDRERMGYGNEIFFTSNRLQYMSNKDKLEAIKTNADRGLMTRNELREIENLAPLQEPYGSQIPARGEYYNVNEPDGGEE